The nucleotide window CATACGCAGGCTCCTCTTCGACGAGGAAGACGGGCAACTCGGCGGTAGTCATTGATCTCACCTGTCTACCAAGAGCCCCGAAAAGGAAAGGTGTCGCACGGTCATTCGCTGATCGGCGCGGAATCCCGCCGGAGGCGGGGGCCAACGCAGAGCCGCAGCGCAGCGAAGGCGCACCGAAGACGTTGGCGAGTCCCCAGCGGGATTCGTTTCCGAGCGAGAGTGCGAGCTGAAAGCTCGCACGCGCGAGGAGGGGGAGGCTGCGCGAAGCGAAGCCGAGCCCCACCCGCTCGGCACGGAATCCCGCCGGAGGCGGGGGCCAACGCAGAGCCGCAGCGCAGCGAAGGCGCGGCGTTGGCCAGGGCGTCCCCAGCGGGATTCGAACCCGCGTTACAGCCTTGAAAGGGCCGTGTCCTGGGCCTGACTAGACGATGGGGACCACAAACGGGCGGGGAACATAGCCAAAAGGTGCCGGCATCGCAATCGGTGATTTCCTCGGGGTTTCGCCGCGGTTTGCGTACTGGGGCGGGGCAGGAGCCGAGTGGGGCGGTCGAGCCAGGGTGGCCTCGGCCTGCGGACGACCGGCTCCCGTGCGATTGAGCGCCGCCTCGGTTGCGACTCGCGGACGCGGCACACTAGCTTCGTGCTCGTGAAGCGCCTCTGTGCATTGCTCGTCGTGCTCGGCGCATCTGGATGTCGCACGACGGCGACGGGGTACCCCTTTCACTCACGAGGCGTGTACGAGGCCCCGAAGTCGGCGTATCGCGTCGAAGTTCTGGGAGAAGGACGCGTAGCAGCGGGGGCGGACGTCACGAGTGCCGGCTCTGGTCTGGCGCGGTTCTGTTCCGCAGCCGGCGCGGTGCCCCTCACGCTGAAGGTGAGTGGAACCGCGAGCACCGCAAGCTACGAGCTCGGCCCGACACGCGGTTCGGTGGCGTGGGCGGGACGTAGTCGCGAAGCGTCGCTGCGAATGCTCCTCGGCAAGGCAGGGCTATCGCACTTCGACGCTGCCGAACTCGACGAGAGCATCCGTGCGATCGACGGCATGCTCGCAGGACCGAAGGGAACCCTGCTCGCAGGCCAGACACGAAGCCTTCGCGTGGTCACGACTCGGCTGTCGCGCAGCGCGGCGCCAGCGCCGCTGACGTCGTCCGCGTGCGGCACGTTTTGACGCCTACGGAGCAACACCAGTCGCCGGCTTCGACTCCCGTTGGGTCGCTGGCTGCCCTCGCTTGACAGCAACATCGCGGCGTTATAAGTAACCAGAAGGTTAGATAACCGTACGGTGCTTCAAGAGGGCTAGACGCACCATGAGCAAGCAATTCGCCGAACGGGAATGGTCTCTAGATCGAGAAATCGTGATCATGCGGGTGTACGACGCGCCGCGGGAGCTCGTGTTCGAGGCCTGGACGAATCCGGAGCACGTCGTGCAATGGTTTGGGCCGATGGGTTTCACGCTGACGACGCAGGAGATCGACATCCGGGTCGGTGGCAGGTGGCGCTTCGTGTTTCGTGGCCCCGACGGAACGACCTACGACAACCGCATGGTCTTCCTGGAAGTGAAGCGACCTGAGTTGCTCGTGTTCGACCACGGCGCAGATCGCGACGAAGATCCCGGGAGGTTCCGCGTTACCGTGACCTTCGACGAGCAGACCAACGGCAAGACCGTGGTAACCCTTCGCCAGCTCCACCCGACGAAGGAGCAGCGCGCGCGGACCATCGCATTCGGGGCGGTGGAGTTCGGTCTGCAGACCCTCGACAAGCTGGCCGCCCACTTGCAGGGAATGTGAACATGGACGCGGACCCTCTGAGCAGAACCTTTGCGGCGCTGGCGGATCCCACACGCCGCGCCATCTTGGCGCGGCTCGCCCAAGGGTCGGCGACGGTGAAGGAGCTTTCGGCGCCCTTCAACATGAGCGGACCCGCAATCTCCAAACACCTGAGGGTACTGGAGCGCGCCGGGCTCATCAGTCAGGGCAGGGAAGCGCAGCGCCGCCCTCGTCGCCTCGAGGCCGCGTCCATCAAGGCCGTCGCGGACTGGTCGGAGTCCTACCGGCAGTTCTGGGAAGAGAGCTTCGACCGCTTGGGCGACTACCTCGAAGTGCTCCAGGGCCGCCAGCCCGCGAGCAAGCAATCCGCAAAGAAGGCGAGCTCGCCGCGCCGCAAAGGAAGCCGCCGCGCTCGGCCTCGCCGGTCAACGAAGCGCGGCGGAGCGCGATGAATCCCCAGGACGCCAATCGAGGTCCGCGCTGGTTCGGGCGACGTGGTTCCTCCTGCGGCGCGCGCTGAGTGCTCAGTACGACAGCGACTCGCGGGCTGCGTTGGCGATGTCGGGGTCAGGGTGCTGGCCCAGTTCCGTGAGGAGCCTCTGAGCCTCGCGATCTTTGCTGTGATCGCCGAGTCCCCGCACGATGGCCCACATCACGTCGCGGCTGGGATTCTGCGCGAGTTTGTGGCGGTAGTAGGCGACCAGCTGAGGGGCGGGGGCTAGGCGCGCCATGCCCTGGAGCGCGTCGTTGCGCACGGCCTCCGAAGGGTCGTTCTCCGCCGCGTGTTGGATGAGGGGCAACAGCTGCGGGAACTGGCTCAGGTTGGCGAATTGGAAAGCCATCGCCCGGCGCACGCTCTCGCTCTGGTCGGCCAGGAGCTTCTGCACCATCGTCCAGACCCATTGCATCTGGTTTTCGGGTTGCCAGTGCAGGTTCTCGGCAATGGCTTCGCGCACCTTCTCCGACGGGTTCTGCATGTGCTTCTCGAACACCGCGCGCGCTACGTCGCCGTGGCCATGGTTGTGCGCCAGGCACAGCGTGCCAATGCAGGCGGATTGCACGTCCTCGCTTCCGTCGGTATCGCACTGCTGGGCGACGCCGTACACGATCTGCGCGTCGTCACGGAAGTCGCTCAGGGCCGATACCCCCGCGGCGCGCACCGCCGGATCGGAATCTTGCGCCAGCTGAATCAGCATTTCCCGTTTGCCTTGGAAGCGCTCTGCAGCGTTGAAGCGCAGGTTTTCCGCCACGCTCTTGCGCACGTGGGGGTCGGAGCTCTGGGCCAATTGCTGCACCATGTGCAGCGCGCCTTCCTCCGCGAATTTGCAGGCTGCCTTGACCACCTCGTCGAAGGTCTCTTGGTCCAGCCCCGGCGTGTTCGCTACGGCGTACAGGGACTGCAGGTGCTGCGGCTGCACTCGGTTGTCCACCAGGTTGGCCCAGGCCTCCAGCGCTTTGCGTCTCACCTGTACGGTGCCTTGCAGCATGTGCTGAGCGAGCATTGGCTCGACTTCCTGGTACTTGCCTGCGTCCGAGTAGCACTCCAGGAACAACTCGTAGAGGGCGTCGCAAAGTTCGCCTTCGTTGCGACTTTGGAGCCCGGGGAAGCGGGCCAGTACCTCTGGCAGCGGCAACGCGAAGTGTTCGTTGCCGTCCGCCGGTACGACCTTGAGATCAGCTTCCGCGCTCGGATCCTTCACCGACGGAATGTCGGCGACGGCTTGTACCTTGTAGCTCACGTTGTGAGCGGAAGGCAGCGTGTCTGCCGGCACGGTAATGCGGAAGGAGTACTCGTGCTGGGAGCCCGGAGGTAGGTCCACGCCGGCCGCCACGGTCTGCTCGCCGACGACGCGCGTGTCGATATTGGGCAGTCCCCCCTCGTCGTTCGACTGAACGGAGACGTAGATCAGATGAACGCGCAGGTTGGTGAGCTTCAGCGGCTTCTTGCCGCCCGTCAGCCACACCTTGCCGCCCACCACTCCGCCGGGGGAGCCCTGCGGTCGATCCAGTGCCAGTCGCAAATCCGTCCCGCCCCCAAACATCGCGTCCAACAGACCCATCGGGTGTCCTTTCGCCGCGCCCCTTCATGGGGCAAATCCTCAGGTAGCGCGTCCTACGATGGGTGCGTCACCGAGCTTCCCTGTGTTATCCCCGACCCCATGTCACGGACGGGAGAGCGCGATCCCAGTCGAGTCAGAGCACCAGGGTTGCGTTGATGTCCGTCTGGGCCGTTCCTGCCGTGATTGTGGCGCTGGTCGCGCTCATCGGGCTGCTCGCCTGGTGGGTGAACCCGAAGCGTTGGCTGACTAAGATCACCCCGACGCCCGTCGTCTATGCGAAGGACGGCATGCGAATCAAGGTGACGGGCGAGCTGATTTGTGATGGGGAGCCGCTGACGGCGCCCGTCAGCGGGCGGCGCGCTGCAGCGTGGGTGCTGGAGGTGACCCAACGCGGCCACAACGACCACGGGCAGCGCGGCGCTGGCGAGCGAACCATTGCCAAGGAATCGCGGGCCACTCAGTTCGTCATCGACGACGGTTCGGGCCGCGCGCTCATTCGAGCGCCCGTGGAACGCATGAACCTCGTTCTGACGAGGCAGGGTGAAGCCGACAGCTGGATAGCGAAGGAGCCGGCCGCGACGCTCATCCGCAGGCTGAGTGCGGAGCACGGCATCAATCCCGCGTTTCGCGACAACACGGGGTTCATTCGCTTCAAGGAAGCCGCGGCAGAGGTAGGGTCACGCATCTCCGTCGCGGGCTGGTGCCGGTGGATTCAAGACGAGCGCGGCGAACGCACCCTGCTGCTCGAACCGCGAGCTTCCGATGGCCTGGAACTCATCGTCTGCGACGACCCTGCCGTCGTCGCCGTCAATCCGACGCGCCCCGCGCCCGGCTACCGCCTGTCCACGTGAGTGCCCCGCGTTCACGGCACGTGCCGGGCATCGCCACGTGCAAGTCGAGCTCAAGCTCGAGCGCAAGGCGACGTTCAGGGAAGGGGAAGAGGTCGTCCATCTTCGAGAGTCACCCCATGCGTTTCGCCCGCCTGAGTTCCGCACTGCTCGGCGCTCTTCTCTTCACCGGCGCCGGACCCGCGAAGGCCGCTCCCTCCCTGAGCGCGAAAGTGCAGACGGAAGCAGCCCAAGGCGGTAGCGATGACAAGTACGATGAAACCTTGCCGCCCACGGTCGACGAGGCGGCCTTCGAGCACGCTCGCATGATGTTCGGCGAAGGCGCTGCCGCCTACGAGGCCGGTCGATATCCGGAAGCCATCGACAAGTTCCTGGTCGCGGCGAGCATCTATCCGAATCCGCAGTTCTCTTTCAACGTCGCGAAGGCCTACGATCAGCTGGGCGATACGGCCGGCGCCCTGCGTTTCTATCGCGAGTACCTCAAGCAGCAGCGGGACGCACCGGACCGCGAGACGGTGCAGGGAAGGGTGCGAGAACTCGAACTCGGGCTGAGCCGACGGGGGATCCAGCAGCTCGCGGTCACATCAAAGCCGTCTGGAGCTACTCTGCTAATCGACGGCCGCCCCGTGGGGGTGACCCCCTGGGTTGGTGAGACGTGGCCGGGCAAGCACCGGCTAGCCTTGCGACAGCCGGGCTACCGGGACGCAGAAACCGAAGTGGTGCTCAGCCGCCACCGCGCACTGGACGTAGCACTGCAGCTCGAGGCGCGGCCGAAGCCCAGCGCCCAGCGGCCAGCTGGGTCGATCTCGCCGCGGCCCAGCGGGCGGATCGGCATGCTGACCTGGGGAGCGCTCGGCATCGGGGTCGTGGGTCTCGGTGGCGCCCTGCTCTCCGAGAGCGCCAGTGATCAGTCCGGTATTTCGCGGACGAGCGCATTCTTCGCAGGCGTGAGCACGATGGCCTTCGCGGCGGGCGGTACGCTGCTCTACTTGGATCTGCGAGGAGCCTCAGCTCCAGGCAGCGATCGCGCCGCGGCTGCGACGGACGAGTTGCGTTTGGGCTGTTGGGCGGCCGGCTGCAACGTGCAGTTGGCTCACGCCTTCTAGGGACCGTCGACGAAGGGGTTCTTCAGATCCCGATGCACCTTGCCGGGCTTGCGGGTCGGGGGGCGACGCCAGCGCTGTCGCGGCTTTTGGGACGGCATCTGCCCTTCGTGGCCTGCCATGGGTTCGCCCGGAGCAGCGGAGCCTTTCGTCGCCGGCGTGCTGGGTGGGCTTGCTTTCGCAGGCTGCCTGGTGGCGCTGGCCTGGGCAGATGTCGCGCGCGTTGCCACAGCAAGCGTTGGCTCTGAATGCGCCATTGGGACGCTCCTCGTCGCTATCAGGGCGCTCGCGACGAACACCAGGGGCAACAGCGTTGCGCCGAGGGCTATCCAAACCAACGGGCTCCGGCGATGCGGTGCGCGTTGCACCAGCGTGTGGCTGACGGGCGCCGCCGCTGGCGTCAGTAGGCCGAGGGCCGCTCCGAAGCGACCGCTCTCGGCGTCGCCTCTGTCGGCCCAGGGAGCTTCTGGGTCTGAGGCTTCGCTCGCCCCGTCTCGTGCGGGCGTAGCGGCAGCGACCGGTACTGCTATCGCGGGTAGGGTGCCGCTCGAGCGCGCTCCTGTCTCCACGGGCTTCAGCGATGGGAAAAAGGAAAGAATGGGTCCGCCCGAGGGCCTCGAGCCATGGCGTCCTCGCTCCACCCAGGTCGACTGGAGCGATTCGCGGCAGACATCTTCGGTAATGCCCCGCGCCAACAGCCAACCAGCCAGCGCCTTGCCGTATTCGGTGGCGGTTTGCCAGCGGTCCTCCCGAGCCTTGCTCAGCCCGCGCTGGATCAGCTGCCAGAGCTCAGGTTCCACGATGCCAAGGGCACTCAGCGGTTTCGGATCGCTATGACCGATCAGCCAAAGAAGCGCGTTGTAGTTGTTGCCTTCAAACGGCAGCTTGCCCGAGATCATCTGGTAG belongs to Polyangiaceae bacterium and includes:
- a CDS encoding SRPBCC family protein — its product is MSKQFAEREWSLDREIVIMRVYDAPRELVFEAWTNPEHVVQWFGPMGFTLTTQEIDIRVGGRWRFVFRGPDGTTYDNRMVFLEVKRPELLVFDHGADRDEDPGRFRVTVTFDEQTNGKTVVTLRQLHPTKEQRARTIAFGAVEFGLQTLDKLAAHLQGM
- a CDS encoding metalloregulator ArsR/SmtB family transcription factor, with translation MDADPLSRTFAALADPTRRAILARLAQGSATVKELSAPFNMSGPAISKHLRVLERAGLISQGREAQRRPRRLEAASIKAVADWSESYRQFWEESFDRLGDYLEVLQGRQPASKQSAKKASSPRRKGSRRARPRRSTKRGGAR
- a CDS encoding HEAT repeat domain-containing protein: MGLLDAMFGGGTDLRLALDRPQGSPGGVVGGKVWLTGGKKPLKLTNLRVHLIYVSVQSNDEGGLPNIDTRVVGEQTVAAGVDLPPGSQHEYSFRITVPADTLPSAHNVSYKVQAVADIPSVKDPSAEADLKVVPADGNEHFALPLPEVLARFPGLQSRNEGELCDALYELFLECYSDAGKYQEVEPMLAQHMLQGTVQVRRKALEAWANLVDNRVQPQHLQSLYAVANTPGLDQETFDEVVKAACKFAEEGALHMVQQLAQSSDPHVRKSVAENLRFNAAERFQGKREMLIQLAQDSDPAVRAAGVSALSDFRDDAQIVYGVAQQCDTDGSEDVQSACIGTLCLAHNHGHGDVARAVFEKHMQNPSEKVREAIAENLHWQPENQMQWVWTMVQKLLADQSESVRRAMAFQFANLSQFPQLLPLIQHAAENDPSEAVRNDALQGMARLAPAPQLVAYYRHKLAQNPSRDVMWAIVRGLGDHSKDREAQRLLTELGQHPDPDIANAARESLSY
- a CDS encoding PEGA domain-containing protein, whose protein sequence is MRFARLSSALLGALLFTGAGPAKAAPSLSAKVQTEAAQGGSDDKYDETLPPTVDEAAFEHARMMFGEGAAAYEAGRYPEAIDKFLVAASIYPNPQFSFNVAKAYDQLGDTAGALRFYREYLKQQRDAPDRETVQGRVRELELGLSRRGIQQLAVTSKPSGATLLIDGRPVGVTPWVGETWPGKHRLALRQPGYRDAETEVVLSRHRALDVALQLEARPKPSAQRPAGSISPRPSGRIGMLTWGALGIGVVGLGGALLSESASDQSGISRTSAFFAGVSTMAFAAGGTLLYLDLRGASAPGSDRAAAATDELRLGCWAAGCNVQLAHAF
- a CDS encoding protein kinase is translated as MHDPTPSVSSIPVDFATGSHSHAYSRSMVVANKFELIRLLGEGGMGAVWVARNRDLDVRVALKLIRAELSDAIPGIGDRLLQEARAAARIVHPAIIRVFDFGTTERAEPYIAMELLEGESLGAALERRGKVSAIRAVQLLLPVLDALAAAHDHDVVHRDLKPDNIFLARQAGNRLQPKVLDFGIAKLQRPTDLKLTEAGSVMGSPYYMSPEQARGDHDVDKRADLWALSVVLYQMISGKLPFEGNNYNALLWLIGHSDPKPLSALGIVEPELWQLIQRGLSKAREDRWQTATEYGKALAGWLLARGITEDVCRESLQSTWVERGRHGSRPSGGPILSFFPSLKPVETGARSSGTLPAIAVPVAAATPARDGASEASDPEAPWADRGDAESGRFGAALGLLTPAAAPVSHTLVQRAPHRRSPLVWIALGATLLPLVFVASALIATRSVPMAHSEPTLAVATRATSAQASATRQPAKASPPSTPATKGSAAPGEPMAGHEGQMPSQKPRQRWRRPPTRKPGKVHRDLKNPFVDGP